Proteins encoded in a region of the Globicephala melas chromosome 1, mGloMel1.2, whole genome shotgun sequence genome:
- the ZNF648 gene encoding zinc finger protein 648, protein MAQVDPQDGQGEASPLCSYDPRMLRMNLESEDEDHGQAGDKEGTGDTRQWAHSRLSSQGTQDKTDLPRQHPFHKKEEKFSDSFSAGVVGKKPMAMPRKKASWERDESKITLTQDSPRASTTPSGLPSSFSHKGFGQVQPPRDPLPAGNDGDWRANLDTALGIPSNFPGSGRYFCAQKGVDKSPDSSSPACVPKAAGSWVPSTQETHIPAQGSATPANLAAEALAKVRKGFKDQNPAGAGEGGQREACPHKRRWGGQAFQKPPGAKPYACELCGKVYSHRGTLQQHQRVHSGERPYRCPFCDKAYTWSSDHRKHIRTHTGEKPYPCPDCGKAFVRSSDLRKHQRNMHSNDKPFPCAECGLTFNKPLSLLRHQRTHLGEKPFRCPTCDRQFAVASRMMEHQRVHSGERPFPCPTCGKCFTKSSNLIEHQTLHTGQRPFKCADCGVAFAQPSRLARHQRIHTGERPFPCAQCGQAFARSSTLKRHQQIHSGKKGFLCAECGRAFRIASELAQHIRVHNGERPYQCEDCGQAFTRSNHLQRHRAKHRSCKKEPIPPSSSDE, encoded by the coding sequence ATGGCACAGGTGGACCCGCAGGATGGACAGGGTGAGGCATCTCCTCTCTGCAGCTATGACCCCCGGATGCTACGCATGAACTTGGAGAGTGAGGATGAGGACCATGGACAGGCAGGAGACAAAGAGGGCACTGGTGACACTCGTCAGTGGGCCCATTCAAGGCTCAGCTCCCAAGGGACTCAGGACAAAACTGACTTGCCACGGCAGCATCCGTTccacaaaaaggaagagaaattctCTGACTCCTTTAGTGCAGGAGTCGTGGGGAAGAAACCCATGGCAATGCCTAGGAAGAAGGCCAGCTGGGAAAGAGACGAGTCAAAGATCACCCTGACTCAGGACTCCCCCAGAGCAAGCACAACTCCCAGTGGCCTCCCCAGCAGCTTCTCACACAAGGGGTTCGGTCAGGTGCAACCTCCTAGGGACCCATTACCTGCTGGCAATGATGGAGACTGGAGGGCAAACCTGGACACTGCTCTAGGTATCCCATCCAACTTCCCTGGTTCTGGAAGATATTTCTGTGCACAGAAAGGGGTAGACAAGTCCCCAGACAGCTCCTCTCCAGCTTGTGTCCCCAAGGCGGCGGGCAGTTGGGTCCCCTCCACGCAGGAGACACATATACCAGCCCAGGGGTCGGCCACCCCAGCCAACCTGGCAGCGGAGGCGCTGGCCAAAGTGCGGAAGGGCTTTAAGGACCAGAACCCGGCGGGCGCCGGGGAGGGCGGGCAGAGGGAGGCGTGTCCCCACAAGCGCCGGTGGGGCGGGCAGGCCTTCCAGAAGCCGCCTGGCGCCAAGCCTTACGCGTGCGAGCTGTGCGGGAAGGTGTACTCCCACCGGGGCACTCTCCAGCAGCACCAGCGCGTGCACTCGGGCGAACGACCCTACCGGTGCCCCTTCTGCGACAAAGCCTACACGTGGTCCTCGGACCACCGCAAGCACATCCGCACGCACACGGGCGAGAAACCCTACCCTTGCCCGGACTGCGGCAAGGCCTTCGTGCGCTCCTCCGACCTGCGCAAACACCAGCGCAACATGCACAGCAACGACAAGCCCTTCCCGTGTGCCGAGTGCGGCCTGACCTTCAACAAGCCGCTGTCGCTGCTGCGCCACCAGCGCACGCACCTGGGCGAGAAGCCCTTCCGCTGCCCCACCTGCGACCGGCAGTTCGCCGTGGCCAGTCGGATGATGGAGCACCAACGCGTGCACTCGGGCGAGcggcccttcccctgccccacctgcGGCAAGTGCTTCACCAAATCCTCCAACCTGATCGAGCACCAGACGCTGCACACGGGCCAGAGGCCCTTCAAGTGCGCCGACTGCGGCGTGGCCTTTGCGCAGCCCTCGCGCCTCGCGCGCCACCAGCGCATCCACACGGGCGAGAGGCCCTTTCCTTGCGCGCAGTGTGGCCAGGCCTTTGCGCGCTCCTCCACCCTGAAGCGGCACCAACAGATCCACTCCGGGAAGAAGGGCTTCCTCTGCGCCGAGTGCGGCAGGGCTTTCCGCATTGCCTCGGAGCTGGCCCAGCACATTCGGGTGCACAACGGGGAGAGGCCCTACCAGTGTGAGGACTGCGGCCAGGCCTTCACCCGCTCCAACCACCTCCAACGACACCGAGCCAAGCACCGCAGCTGCAAGAAGGAGCCCATCCCCCCCTCCTCCTCGGACGAGTGA